TTTAAAATAAAGAACCTGTTGCCTTTCTTTATTATAATCGTCATTCAGCAAAAGCAACCTGCCTTTATAGGCAATTTCAGCATTCCGCTTGAGCTCATCCTGTGAAAAGACAGTCAGGGCGGCGTATTTACTTCCAAGCATCACACAAAAGAATGCCATTGAAAGAAAAGACAGGATGATAAATACGATCAGCCATTCCTTAAAAAGATCCGTTTTCTTTTTGGGATATAATGATTTGAAACCGTTATTCCTGATATAAAAGAAAAACCATACAAGTGCAATAACTCCTCCTGTAATTCCGGTTCCTGCTGCTGCAATATCCCGGTTTCTATTAAAATAAGTATTCTGATCATACAGGTTTTCACCAAAATCATTGAACCAGAAACCTATAAAGAAGGCGAGCAGCCAAAACAGGAGTCCTATTATAATCATATAAGGAAACTTGGTATTCCATAGCATGGGGAAACGAAGCAGTAATGCAGTATCAATTTTTTTAAACATAAGACTCTATTTTAAAAAGAAAACCCGGCTTGATTTTGAAATATCACGGAAATAAGCAATATTGACAGCTTGTTCCAGACAGAAACGGATAAAATCCTCCCTTTTCATTTCTTTGTGGAAAACAGCTACAAAAGTACTTCCGTTCTGTTCCAGAGATTGAAGAGGAAGCTGTGAGAGCTTACACTTAAGTTCGGTAATATTTTCATCAGTTTCAAACTCTATAATAAGGGATACAACTTCGCCCCTGTTCAGATCCTGCTGTTTTCCGTTCTTAAGAAAGATAATCTGGCTGGAATTCTTTTCAACTTCATACAGCTGCTGGGAACTGAGCACTACCGCCAAAGGTCTGAACGGTGAACCTGCGATCTGCCTGAGGTCTTCCAAAACGGTTTGCTGAGCAATGATATCCAGATTGGCAAGCGGCTCATCAATCAGCAGGATCTTTGGCTTTCTTAAAAGCATTCTGGCCAGTTCAAACCGCATTTTATATCCTGAGCTCAGATTTTTCCAGGAATATTCTCTGAATCTTCTCAGTCCGAGTCTTGCCATGATAAGTTCTGTAACTTCAACCGCTTCACCTGGAGAATAACCATATGAAACTGCTGTAAATAAAAGATTCTGCAGAAGACCTCCCCGCCATGATGGGGTACGCTGTGGAATATAAATCAGTTTGGAACGTAAGTCATAGGTATCCGTATAGGGAAAAAGATAATAAAGCTCTCCTTTATCAGCCCTCAGTTCGCCACACAAAGACCGGAGGAGTGTGGTCTTCCCGTTACCGTTTTCCCCTACCAGGCCTACAATCTCACCGGTTCTGATCTCCAGGTTCATGGGTCCCAGTGTAAAAGCTTTGGAGTATTTTTTCTCCCATCCGATCATTTTGGTAAGGATATGGCGGTCCAAGGGCTCTTTTTTCTGCAGCTCACTGCTGATTTCAGACAAAAGTGCCGTAAGCTTCCGGGACAGTTCCTCAGAATTCTGGTGAGAATCATACCATGCAAGAAATGCATTGGTCTTTTTATACAGTTTGATATTTTCGGTATCCAGGGTAAAATCTATGATCCGCTTCAGGGCGTGGTCATAGTTTCCGGAACTGATCTGTTCCGTTACTTCTTCCTTATGCTCATGAAAAGTTTTCATCGGTTTTTATTTCGGACGAAAAGATATTAAATATTTGTTTTTCCTCCACAATACCAAATCCGGAAATTTTGTCAAGTTAATTTTACGTTAAAAATAACAAATCCGGAAATTTTGTCCTAATTTTTTGTAAATTTAATAATTGAACAGTTTTTGCGATAAGCTAATCGATTAAATGATTAAATAATTGATGGCATTAAGAAACTGAGCCTGAAAATTTAGTTTCTTGATGTTTTTAGGAAAATTAAACCGGAACATATCATTACAAAAATATAAAAATATGAACTTAAACCAATATACTGTAAAATCACAAGAAGCCATCCAGGCAGCACAACAGGTTGCCATGGAACTCGGCAACCAAAGTATTGAACCTCAACACCTACTTGAAGGTATCTTTCAGGTAGATGAAAATATATCACCTTTCTTACTTAAAAAATCTGAAGCAGATGCCAACCTGGTGAGAGAGCGTAACCGTGAAAGCCTGGAAAAACTCCCTAAAGTACAGGGAGGGAACATCTACCTTTCACAATCCGCCAACAAAGTTTTGCTGGACGCACCCAATATTGCCAAAAAAATGGGCGATGAATATGTAACGATTGAACATTTATGGCTATCCCTTTTGGAGACAGGTTCTGAAGTTTCCAAAATGCTGAAAGATATGGGCGTAACCAAAAGCTTACTGGAGGGAGCAATTAAAGAATTAAGAAAAGGGAGCAAAGCCACTTCTGCAAGCTCTGAAGAGACTTACCAATCCCTGAATAAATATGCTAAAAACTTCAATGAATTAGCAGCGGAAGGAAAACTGGATCCTGTGATCGGACGTGATGAAGAGATCAGAAGGGTTTTGCAGATTCTTTCCCGAAGAACAAAAAACAACCCGATCCTCATTGGTGAACCGGGTGTAGGTAAAACAGCAATTGCTGAAGGAATTGCCCACAGAATCATCAGCGGTGACGTTCCTGAAAATCTGATGGATAAAACTTTATACTCATTGGATATGGGAGCACTGATCGCCGGCGCCAAATACAAAGGTGAATTTGAAGAGCGTCTGAAATCTGTAGTCAACGAAGTGATTAAATCAGACGGGCAGATCATCCTGTTCATCGATGAGATCCACACATTGGTAGGTGCCGGTGGCGGCGAAGGCGCCATGGATGCTGCCAACATTCTGAAACCGGCTTTGGCAAGAGGTGAGCTGAGAGCCATCGGAGCCACAACGCTGAATGAGTATCAGAAGTATTTTGAAAAGGATAAAGCATTAGAAAGACGTTTCCAGAAGGTAATGGTAGAAGAGCCGGATACGGAGTCTGCAATTTCCATTCTTCGTGGGATCAAAGATAAATATGAAGCTCACCATAAGGTAAGAATCAAAGATGAAGCGATTATTGCTGCTGTAGAAATGTCCCAGCGATATATTTCTGACCGTTTTTTACCGGATAAGGCGATTGACCTTATTGATGAGGCTTCTGCCAAACTGAGAATGGAGATCAACTCCAAGCCGGAAGAACTGGATGTTTTAGACAGAAGACTGATGCAGCTGGAAATTGAACTGGCAGCAATC
This genomic interval from Chryseobacterium arthrosphaerae contains the following:
- a CDS encoding ABC transporter ATP-binding protein produces the protein MKTFHEHKEEVTEQISSGNYDHALKRIIDFTLDTENIKLYKKTNAFLAWYDSHQNSEELSRKLTALLSEISSELQKKEPLDRHILTKMIGWEKKYSKAFTLGPMNLEIRTGEIVGLVGENGNGKTTLLRSLCGELRADKGELYYLFPYTDTYDLRSKLIYIPQRTPSWRGGLLQNLLFTAVSYGYSPGEAVEVTELIMARLGLRRFREYSWKNLSSGYKMRFELARMLLRKPKILLIDEPLANLDIIAQQTVLEDLRQIAGSPFRPLAVVLSSQQLYEVEKNSSQIIFLKNGKQQDLNRGEVVSLIIEFETDENITELKCKLSQLPLQSLEQNGSTFVAVFHKEMKREDFIRFCLEQAVNIAYFRDISKSSRVFFLK